The following are from one region of the Fibrobacter sp. genome:
- a CDS encoding Rpn family recombination-promoting nuclease/putative transposase, protein MPTFLELVRYLVTVDAELNGIFNLLDQASFRRVPGDYSDTETTGYADLAFLADVKQEFLEPGTKPVQVCIGFLVEHKSTRDDGVLEQLRKYNFHLMVQQLKENAYKGLPSIAIIIYNGKENWNPLKNLYTNCPKELQRLLLPFKRIMLDVGDISDETLDSFNARLAAFIAALKYARNLEEYRDTIRKVIDRIHKELPEAEYLDLIRQMDVYFGGWIESNYTEAFKMDFIRPNYKTVGDVLKEEGIQQQAEKTARKMLAKNKPMEEIVEFSGLTEEQVRELQAKST, encoded by the coding sequence GTGCCGACATTTCTTGAACTGGTCCGCTATCTCGTTACGGTAGATGCGGAGCTTAATGGAATTTTCAACCTGCTGGACCAGGCGAGCTTCAGGCGCGTGCCCGGCGACTACAGCGACACGGAGACAACTGGTTACGCGGATTTGGCATTCCTTGCCGACGTGAAGCAGGAATTTCTGGAGCCCGGCACAAAGCCCGTACAGGTATGCATCGGATTTCTGGTGGAGCACAAATCCACTCGCGACGACGGCGTACTGGAACAGCTCCGCAAGTACAATTTCCACCTGATGGTGCAGCAGCTGAAGGAGAACGCCTACAAGGGCCTCCCCTCCATTGCCATCATCATCTACAACGGGAAGGAAAATTGGAACCCGCTGAAGAACCTGTACACAAACTGCCCCAAGGAACTGCAGCGCCTGCTGCTTCCCTTCAAGCGCATCATGCTTGATGTGGGCGACATTTCGGATGAAACGCTTGATAGTTTCAACGCACGCCTTGCCGCATTCATCGCAGCGCTGAAGTACGCCCGTAACCTCGAGGAGTATCGCGATACAATTCGCAAGGTCATCGACCGCATCCACAAGGAACTTCCTGAAGCAGAGTACCTTGACTTAATCCGCCAAATGGATGTATATTTTGGAGGATGGATTGAGTCCAATTACACGGAGGCTTTCAAGATGGATTTCATTCGCCCCAATTACAAGACAGTCGGCGACGTTTTGAAGGAAGAAGGCATTCAGCAGCAAGCGGAGAAAACCGCCCGCAAGATGCTGGCCAAGAACAAGCCCATGGAAGAAATTGTAGAGTTCTCCGGCCTTACAGAAGAACAGGTTCGAGAACTTCAGGCAAAATCCACTTAA
- a CDS encoding glutamine synthetase III: MSNQNRMASIQEIASAPAEGLMAAAPASIDIYGEDVFNSEAMKAYLPKDVCKKLFATIEGGVALDPSIAGEVAHAMKKWAMDRGATHFTHWFQPLTGSTAEKHDSFLEPEGDKAIMAFSGKNLIVGEPDASSFPSGGIRSTFEARGYTAWDPTSPAFIKRHGNGATLCIPTAFCSYTGEALDKKTPLLRSIQALQKSADRLMGLFGVEKQKVTVTLGAEQEYFLVDKKFYLQRPDLYQAGRTLFGAPSAKHQQMEDHYFGSIPARILNFMHEVEDQLWKLGIPAKTRHNEVAPAQFELAPMFEEVNLACDHNMQIMEVLRNVADKNGLVCLLHEKPFAGINGSGKHNNWSVNYGKTNLLNPGKDPHQNAIFLTTLCAVVYAVDTHADLLRMSVSGAGNDHRLGANEAPPAIISMYLGDQLADVVEQLEKGEPKSSKQGGAMKLGSDILPPLPRDATDRNRTSPFAFTGNKFEFRAPGSSQSCSEPNVILNTIVAEAFDMIADKMEKVSKANFHKELQKLLQSIIKEHKRVIFNGNGYTDEWVAEAEKRGLPNIRTTMEALGALTKKDNVALFKKYGVFNKVELESRYEVNLEDYHKRVDIEAKVAYDMAKSIVLPQVIKAYSEALKVNEMAVNQGLVSVDSYAKELGEGYKALVEEIAVMEKAIAGKHQLKLEAMVSLRKVVDKLEGIISDEQWPLPKYREMLFIY; encoded by the coding sequence ATGAGCAACCAGAACAGAATGGCATCGATTCAAGAAATCGCTTCCGCCCCCGCTGAAGGCCTTATGGCAGCAGCACCCGCATCCATCGACATTTACGGAGAAGACGTATTCAACTCCGAAGCCATGAAGGCTTACCTTCCCAAGGATGTTTGCAAGAAGCTTTTCGCCACCATCGAAGGCGGCGTTGCTCTTGACCCCAGCATCGCAGGCGAAGTGGCTCACGCTATGAAGAAGTGGGCTATGGACCGCGGCGCAACTCACTTTACTCACTGGTTCCAGCCCCTCACCGGCTCTACCGCAGAAAAGCACGACTCCTTCCTGGAACCGGAAGGCGACAAGGCCATCATGGCATTCTCCGGCAAGAACCTGATCGTCGGCGAACCGGACGCATCCTCCTTCCCCTCCGGCGGCATCCGCTCTACTTTCGAAGCCCGCGGCTACACCGCTTGGGACCCGACCTCTCCCGCATTCATCAAGCGTCACGGTAACGGTGCAACTCTTTGCATTCCTACCGCATTCTGCTCTTACACTGGCGAAGCTCTCGACAAGAAGACTCCGCTTCTCCGCTCCATCCAGGCTCTCCAGAAGTCTGCAGACCGTCTCATGGGTCTCTTCGGCGTCGAAAAGCAGAAGGTCACCGTCACTCTCGGTGCAGAACAGGAATACTTCCTGGTGGACAAGAAGTTCTACCTCCAGCGCCCGGACCTTTACCAGGCTGGCCGCACTCTGTTTGGCGCACCTTCCGCAAAGCACCAGCAGATGGAAGACCACTACTTCGGCTCCATCCCGGCTCGCATCCTGAACTTCATGCACGAAGTTGAAGATCAGCTGTGGAAGCTGGGCATTCCGGCAAAGACCCGTCATAACGAAGTGGCTCCTGCTCAGTTCGAACTCGCTCCGATGTTTGAAGAAGTGAACCTGGCTTGCGACCACAACATGCAGATTATGGAAGTGCTCCGCAACGTTGCCGACAAGAACGGCCTCGTCTGCCTCCTCCACGAAAAGCCGTTTGCAGGCATCAACGGTTCCGGTAAGCACAACAACTGGTCCGTGAACTACGGCAAGACCAACCTTTTGAACCCGGGTAAGGATCCTCACCAGAACGCCATCTTCCTCACCACTCTCTGCGCTGTTGTCTACGCCGTTGACACCCACGCTGACTTGCTGAGAATGTCCGTTTCTGGCGCTGGCAATGACCATCGTCTTGGTGCTAACGAAGCTCCTCCGGCAATCATCTCCATGTACCTCGGCGACCAGCTTGCTGACGTCGTCGAACAGCTGGAAAAGGGCGAACCCAAGTCCAGCAAGCAGGGCGGTGCCATGAAGCTCGGTTCCGACATCCTGCCACCGCTCCCCCGCGACGCTACCGACCGTAACCGTACTTCCCCGTTCGCATTCACTGGCAACAAGTTCGAATTCCGTGCACCGGGTTCCAGCCAGTCCTGCTCTGAACCCAACGTTATCCTGAACACCATCGTTGCCGAAGCATTCGACATGATCGCCGACAAGATGGAAAAGGTTTCCAAGGCCAACTTCCACAAGGAACTCCAGAAGCTCCTGCAGTCCATCATCAAGGAACACAAGCGCGTTATCTTCAACGGCAACGGCTACACCGACGAATGGGTTGCTGAAGCTGAAAAGCGCGGTCTCCCCAACATCCGTACCACCATGGAAGCTCTCGGCGCCCTCACCAAGAAGGACAACGTGGCTCTCTTCAAGAAGTACGGCGTGTTCAACAAGGTGGAACTGGAATCCCGCTACGAAGTCAACCTGGAAGACTACCACAAGCGCGTAGACATCGAAGCTAAGGTCGCTTATGACATGGCTAAGAGCATCGTTCTCCCGCAGGTGATCAAGGCTTACTCCGAAGCCCTCAAGGTCAACGAAATGGCTGTGAACCAGGGTCTGGTTTCTGTCGATTCCTACGCTAAGGAATTGGGCGAAGGCTACAAGGCTCTCGTTGAAGAAATCGCTGTCATGGAAAAGGCTATCGCCGGCAAGCATCAGTTGAAGCTGGAAGCTATGGTCTCCCTCCGCAAGGTTGTGGACAAGCTGGAAGGCATCATCTCTGATGAACAGTGGCCGCTGCCCAAGTACCGCGAAATGCTCTTCATCTACTAA